A stretch of the Nematostella vectensis chromosome 1, jaNemVect1.1, whole genome shotgun sequence genome encodes the following:
- the LOC5512322 gene encoding mediator of RNA polymerase II transcription subunit 1, which yields MAAGAGVESETCGTCCSKLKDLIRGYERKLGLDGNSTDGTKCHIFGPLNFCLEHNKFTEHINSIRSKCLQCKSWPDGKREKAIKASLERHQQAQNLAPMKVFIKECLDKLQHAMRDNSIKGVVQRLEAITRNVGLKFYDNGNGTDCFISSDMFYVEVKMETNGKVSEVKVAHAGDPESCPELTRVLREGDYEEFACHLKGLSDLYELSGDTFQKSKILMALKAAEVDLNMISALSGPCDTSTDTILQCPVGFATPRQGGRLMRLTYFASPYDLLDRNNPGKNLEFSKDNFPPLDLGCWVSVSVEQSKKCLLPTMPLVEEPMMSGMLDEHLMSVKYQPLNDNNSDELPASFVLQLNKPMPVAVESVQKIYSAIHETGNFVHSSKVPIHSLVIREWLQSKGIEEGDNIDTFYAVIPNHYHTYYLNNCDPQEVTNVSRNGVLIHRVPFTHPRHVPVIIKQLRRQVTYNTLLTSALRTHKPPPTIEGKSEHTFELSTSGTFTVTITFAHPCSVGMASIDFAVGEDSSILAFLHTVPGQPVFCSNDYISRVMQRCLSIPATMRCLIRKAESFKPEELPVKTTEPAVLTPALTSATQPSVKLDRLSIPGNPFFTPSGPTTPGFFTASPTFASLALETPSPTLGAFPFSISPTMSSFTFTGSEMGAMNLESGSIKQPEKKLDTPKPPSTPKLTLTLKRKRADEYVVKDFQMPDDVPKPEKKSPEHPTTQPSSVGVVSESQMDVDGPGMIDEGMMEGMASNFDSSFMLGPGFADVSGSDSRTTMNIVSSMASMASTSGLGRGGDSGGDLFELSTGGTDGGDLEGILQSLPGASHLPPGIVSVGGGLDFDAGLGPGVHNIDVDPNFDIDAAIDADTSNDPSIAGVVASAGAFDVDSALDFDLDHITGTPGDLSVTSAGDHGTGLPEGLLSPEDAMGMDTGLGAHGD from the exons atggcggctggcGCGGGAGTCGAGAGCGAAACTTGTGGAACGTGTTGTTCGAAGCTGAAGGATCTTATCAGAGGTTACGAAAGAAAGCTTGGCCTTGATGGGAACAGTACGGACGGCACCAAGT GTCACATCTTTGGCCCTTTAAACTTTTGCTTAGAACACAACAAATTCACTGAACACATCAATAGCATCAGATCCAAGTGCCTTCAATGCAAGTCATGGCCGGATGGAAAGAGGGAGAAAGCGATAAAAGCATCATTG GAGAGACACCAGCAGGCTCAGAATCTAGCACCAATGAAAGTGTTCATCAAGGAGTGTCTAGACAAGCTACAGCATGCCATGAGAG ATAACTCAATCAAGGGAGTTGTACAAAGACTAGAAGCTATTACCAGAAATGTAGG gttGAAATTTTACGATAATGGAAATGGAACAGACTGTTTCATTAGCTCTGACATGTTTTATGTTGAG GTGAAGATGGAGACAAATGGCAAAGTCTCAGAAGTGAAAGTAGCTCATGCCGGTGATCCAGAG AGCTGTCCAGAGCTGACTAGAGTGTTAAG GGAGGGGGATTATGAGGAGTTTGCCTGCCACTTAAAGGGCTTGTCTGATCTCTATGAGCTGTCTGGTGATAC attCCAGAAATCTAAGATTCTTATGGCCTTAAAAGCAGCAGAGGTTGACTTGAATATGATATCTGCTCTCTCTGG ACCCTGTGACACCTCAACAGATACGATTCTTCAATGTCCTGTTGGTTTTGCAACACCAAGACAAGGAG GTCGTTTGATGAGGCTTACTTACTTCGCATCTCCTTATGACTTGCTGGACAGGAATAATCCTGGAAAAAACTTGGAGTTTTCCAAAGACA ATTTCCCCCCTCTTGACCTTGGCTGTTGGGTGAGTGTGTCTGTGGAGCAGTCCAAGAAATGTCTGCTGCCGACAATGCCTCTTGTTGAAGAGCCCATGATGTCAGGGATGCTTGATGAACACCTCAT GAGTGTAAAGTACCAGCCTctgaatgataacaacagtgaTGAACTCCCTGCTTCATTTGTACTACAGCTGAACAAACCCATGCCTGTAGCTGTCGAAAGTGTGCAAAAGATATACAGTGCCATCCATGAGACAG GAAATTTTGTACATTCATCTAAAGTTCCCATTCATTCTTTGGTGATTAGAGAG TGGTTACAGAGCAAAGGGATTGAAGAAGGAGATAACATCGATACGTTCTATGCG GTGATCCCAAACCATTATCATACGTACTACCTGAACAACTGTGACCCACAAGAGGTGACAAATGTGTCGAGAAATGGGGTGCTGATTCATAGGGTGCCATTCACACACCCTCGTCATGTCCCTGTTATTATCAAG CAACTAAGACGACAAGTGACATACAACACACTGCTGACCAGCGCATTGAGGACTCACAAGCCTCCTCCGACAA TTGAGGGGAAGTCAGAGCACACATTTGAGCTGAGTACATCCGGGACCTTTACTGTTACCATCACTTTCGCTCACCCTTGCTCTGTCGGGATGGCTTCTA TTGATTTTGCTGTTGGGGAGGACAGTTCAATCCTGGCATTTCTGCACACAGTTCCAGGCCAACCAGTGTTCTGCAGTAACGACTACATATCCAGAGTCATGCAGAG GTGTCTCTCGATCCCTGCAACAATGCGATGCCTGATCCGCAAGGCCGAGTCTTTCAAGCCAGAGGAACTACCTGTCAAGACCACTGAGCCCGCGGTTTTGACGCCAGCGCTCACCAGCGCCACGCAGCCGTCAGTCAAACTCGACAGGCTAAGCATCCCGGGTAATCCGTTCTTCACCCCATCTGGTCCTACCACTCCAGGGTTCTTCACTGCTTCGCCCACATTCGCAAGTCTCGCCCTCGAGACCCCGTCGCCCACACTCGGCGCTTTCCCGTTCTCTATATCGCCTACGATGTCATCCTTTACTTTCACTGGCTCCGAAATGGGCGCTATGAACTTAGAATCCGGCTCGATAAAACAACCCGAGAAAAAACTCGACACACCAAAGCCTCCGTCAACTCCTAAACTAACTCTTACATTAAAGCGAAAACGAGCCGATGAATATGTCGTCAAGGACTTTCAGATGCCCGATGATGTCCCAAAACCCGAGAAGAAGTCTCCGGAGCACCCGACAACCCAGCCTTCGTCTGTCGGAGTGGTTTCGGAGTCACAAATGGACGTGGACGGCCCCGGCATGATAGATGAGGGAATGATGGAGGGAATGGCGTCTAATTTCGACTCGAGTTTCATGCTGGGGCCGGGATTCGCGGATGTTAGCGGGAGCGACTCGAGGACGACTATGAATATCGTTTCGTCTATGGCATCCATGGCGTCTACCAGCGGGCTGGGCAGGGGTGGAGACTCGGGGGGTGACCTGTTCGAGCTATCCACGGGTGGGACAGATGGCGGTGACCTAGAGGGAATACTGCAAAGTCTACCGGGGGCATCGCACCTCCCGCCAGGCATCGTGTCTGTGGGGGGTGGACTGGACTTCGACGCCGGACTTG GGCCTGGTGTGCATAACATCGACGTCGACCCCAACTTCGATATCGACGCCGCCATTGACGCCGACACCTCCAACGACCCCAGCATCGCAG GCGTCGTAGCGTCCGCTGGCGCGTTTGACGTGGACTCAGCTCTGGACTTTGACCTCGACCACATCACGGGCACGCCTGGGGACCTCTCAGTGACGTCAGCAGGAGACCACGGCACAGGGTTACCGGAAGGACTACTTAGCCCTGAAGACGCCATGGGCATGGATACGGGTTTGGGCGCACACGGGGACTGA